One Hydractinia symbiolongicarpus strain clone_291-10 chromosome 7, HSymV2.1, whole genome shotgun sequence genomic window, TATCAATTAGTACAAGATAAgtacattaaaaacatttttgtgcgaacatgtactttttaaaagttaagacaGGCTGGGgtgttgtttttcttgttttatcaaTCTACTTTTTAATGCCTCGTTTTTCTGTATACATGTACAGCGAAGCGTTAACACCAAGTCAGTGATATTTCATTAAAGCTTACACTGAATACAGTACTACAAGGTAACACAAAAAGGTTTTTCATAAAGCTTtatgttaaaatttttgtttacagatcTAATCAACCACGGCTTCATGAAAAAGTGCtgactaagaaaaaaaaatcatcataATTATGTGAAAATGTGAAAGCCAATCATACTTCAAAATACGGTCAACGATACAAGCATATTTTTTCGCCGTCTTCTTTCATATCAAGAAGGCAAAAAccaacctggggacgaggataggagtaaatatttttttggcacGATAAATGAGCGAATGTGAGGTCTCTACaacatttacagaatttaaaacaCATTACCGGATAGTTATAAATCCACGTCTCGTGCGTTCATACTTAACCAGTGTTCTAGACCACTCTGTAAATAGACATTACACTGTTTACACATTATCACGTTGTTTAGTTCCGTTTGCTTCACAAACAGCCTGCGAACTGCTTTTCGATGTCAACTCAATCACAACATTGGATTCTTTAACAACACGTGTTAACAGTTTTTTCATTAACTCTTTCAGCGGTCTGTTGTGGCAGGAATACAGAATAGCGTTCGCTGTCGAATTTATAAACATCAGAAAAAAGGCTGCGAAAAACCAAATGGTGTTCTCACTTGATTTATTCTTGCATTCACCCTGTATAGCTAAACGCAAAGAACGAATAAAGGAGACACCAAAATATGGTGGGTAGGTAAGACAACAACATAATAAAATCGCTGCCACAGTTCTTGTCATTGCTGCGTCGTATTGCGGTCTTGATTTCTTTGCAGCGAGCGATATTTTTGATTTACTTAATAATTTCTTTTGGGAGAGCTTGTCATTCGCTTGTGTTGTTACTGGCAAATCCTCATTCAAACATGAGGTAATGTTATTCAGTGAACTTCtgcttttctgaaaactacgTAATGAACTTATTCTATGCCGAACGTTTCTCCATGCcaacaaataaaatatcaaTATCCCTCCAGCAGCCAATCCATTTATCGATATCACTACCATGTTGTAATAACAAAAGTATCCCAATTCGGATGTGACAATACATCCCACTGCTATAGCAATCGAAAACACAAGTGCTGTTAACAACAACATGTTGACTCGCTTAATGGTCATCAAATGCACGTACGTTAGTGATTTTCTCAACCTTAAAAATCGGTCAACGGAGACTAAAAAAATGACCAACCCAGAAAGATTTAGCAACACATAAGCCACAAAAGTTAGATACCATGACACCAAACAGCTTGTCCTTCCTTCctcttttgaaataaataaataaattaaaacggGTTGAACAAATAATCCAATACAAAAATCCGAAACGGATAACACGAGAATAAACCGGGCGAACATGTGACTATGTTGCTTAGTTTTGAACAATCCATATATCAAGAATCCATTCAGAGATAGTGCTAACGGTGTAAGGATCGCGTAACATAGAGCCAGGATCAACCTTTGATTTGATGTAATGCTTTGACGACTTGGAAATGGACTGTGACATCCAGATTGATTAGACCAAATTTCATTGAACATTGTTTTGTTTAGATCTAAGAATATACAGTAAGAAAAAAGATAAACAGAGCATCAAAAAGTATTGATATCAGTCTTTAAATCTTCTTCTGTGCTGAAGGATTGAAAAAGGCATGTTAGAACTTAGTTCTAGAAACCATGGTAGACAATTATGAAGGATTAAAATGGTTTCTACCTAGCTGTACATCTGTTATAGCTAAGAATATCTCTAGGAAAACTAACTTAAACATTAACTTAAAAACAAACCTTGCGCTTGTTTTATAGTTTCTTATCTAGCTGTCTTTACAAAGCTTATTAACATAACTCTTTCATGACAGAATTATATTATTTAGCAAGTTATTTTAATAAAGGCTTCTCTGTTATTTAAAGAAACATTAAAATACCTGAAACAGTGCCTCTTTCACACACAGACTTTCAGATAGAAATATACATATACACAAACAAGAATGAAACAGAAGCTAACAGAAGGAAACTGTGAGCTATTGAAGAACGTCTTCTTAAAAACTTTGACACAaaataataattctttttagttttatgTCCCTCTGTTATTGACAGGTTTCCGCTTCCTTTTAAGCTTACGAAATATAGCATCTATTTATACAAAACCGCACTTCCATGACACGACATTTTTCCTGCCAGGTGCAAACCACAATTTTCTTGTATGGGACAATAGGAGAACTGTCAGTAAGagattttatttatacaatcaAACAAATGCATTGTCTAGACGAAAATTTGAAACTTAACCTTATTTATAACTCCTCCTCTTAAACTATGACAATTCGAAGGGACACCTTAAAACCATGCCGAGGGTCTTTacgttttacatttttaccatGCCGAGGGTCTTTACGTTTTACATTTTTACGAATATTTAAGTTTCCGGTTTATTTTTCCTGTGACTTTTTAATCGATACGAATCTATGCTGTAGTGTCAAAAACTTTGAGTACAGTTTAGCAAATTTAAAAGTGTTAGAAGTTCAAACATTCTGTACTCAATAGCCCTAACGATGGAGGGGCTTCCGTAGTCACCTAATACGAAAAGAAGCTCATAAATTTACAACCTCGCCCCTCCAACTGAGAACCTCTGAAATCGTTCTTACATAAAGATAAGACATCACCGAATATATGGTATGACAGCCTTGTATATAAGCTGTACTTATGCaactgttaaaaaaattgcaagtTGAAGAGTCGTTTTAAGCTCACAGTTATTGCTGTTAAGTGGACATTTACAGAAAGCTTAGCCGAGTAAACAATTCAAATATAACTTCATGAATTCACAGAAAGATAAAATGCAAAGGATATAATTTCGCTAATTAAAAGTAATTAGATCTTATTTGCATTCCTTGTTTTAATGAAATCACACTtgagtttttgtttgttatttcaaATACTTATTAAAATAAggatttatttttcataaatagtCATCGCTTTGCCAAGCTTATGAATTAGATCGAAGTATATTTTAGAAGATTTCTTAACAACACTACAAATTCAGTTTTGGATTTAGTGTAAATAATCATCTTCTCAAATTCTTTttgaaaactgagacaaaatttaaaaaacattttgctgTACTATATCACTGTTTTCCTACACTTTGGGTCTGTCATTTTGTTTCATCTGTCAATGTCATACTTCTTTTTAATTTCTATGTGAAAATATTTCGCCCTTGTATGCTTTGACGCcaaaaaagtatttataaaTATAGCTTGAT contains:
- the LOC130649551 gene encoding uncharacterized protein LOC130649551; the protein is MFNEIWSNQSGCHSPFPSRQSITSNQRLILALCYAILTPLALSLNGFLIYGLFKTKQHSHMFARFILVLSVSDFCIGLFVQPVLIYLFISKEEGRTSCLVSWYLTFVAYVLLNLSGLVIFLVSVDRFLRLRKSLTYVHLMTIKRVNMLLLTALVFSIAIAVGCIVTSELGYFCYYNMVVISINGLAAGGILIFYLLAWRNVRHRISSLRSFQKSRSSLNNITSCLNEDLPVTTQANDKLSQKKLLSKSKISLAAKKSRPQYDAAMTRTVAAILLCCCLTYPPYFGVSFIRSLRLAIQGECKNKSSENTIWFFAAFFLMFINSTANAILYSCHNRPLKELMKKLLTRVVKESNVVIELTSKSSSQAVCEANGTKQRDNV